A window from Candidatus Abyssobacteria bacterium SURF_5 encodes these proteins:
- a CDS encoding NADH-quinone oxidoreductase subunit N: MTINDIVTLLPLIALSVSAATIMLVIPFRRSHRLTFGLTLGALLVCFALLPVSLFWGSARVCPLLTVDGFALFYMGLFLLTTAVVAGLSYEYIEGRETKKEEFYVLLLIGTLGASIIVSSAHFASLFLGLELLSVALYVLIAYLRSINLHFEAAIKYLILASTSVAFLLFGMALIYADVGTMSFRGIADAITMSERLDALLLAGSVLLLIGIGFKLAVVPFHLWTPDVYQGAPSPVAGFIATASKGSIVALLLRYFSIVGSERFDSLFMMLSIIAVASMLAGNILALLQRNVKRLLAYSSISHMGYMLVALLASGNAAIFAISFYLIVYFIATLSAFGVISVLSAKERDYDELSEYRGLAYQHFWLSALMTGALLSLAGIPITAGFIGKFLLVSAAVGARLWLLIIALIISSAINVFYYLRVVVYLYSRPGEEYVLLPEETREVLPSFSICAGFALAALAFLLVLVGIFPSPLIRLIQILAMQLE; the protein is encoded by the coding sequence ATGACGATAAATGACATTGTAACGCTGCTGCCACTGATCGCGTTGAGCGTATCAGCGGCGACGATCATGCTGGTGATTCCGTTCCGGCGTTCTCACCGGTTGACGTTCGGCTTGACGCTGGGAGCGTTGCTCGTGTGTTTCGCTCTGCTGCCGGTATCATTATTTTGGGGATCTGCCCGTGTTTGTCCCCTCCTGACAGTTGACGGGTTCGCGCTCTTCTATATGGGCCTCTTTCTTCTTACGACTGCGGTAGTGGCGGGTCTTTCATACGAATATATCGAGGGACGAGAGACAAAGAAAGAAGAGTTTTATGTTTTGCTGCTGATTGGGACGCTGGGTGCCTCAATTATTGTCTCGAGCGCGCATTTTGCATCTCTTTTTCTCGGACTGGAATTGCTGAGCGTGGCGCTGTATGTTCTGATCGCCTACCTGCGGTCGATTAATCTGCACTTTGAAGCCGCGATTAAATATCTGATTCTGGCGTCAACATCGGTTGCTTTTCTGTTGTTCGGCATGGCGTTGATCTACGCGGATGTCGGCACGATGAGCTTTCGCGGCATTGCGGATGCAATAACGATGTCGGAAAGGTTGGATGCGTTGCTGCTGGCGGGCTCGGTCCTGTTGCTTATCGGCATTGGATTCAAACTCGCGGTCGTGCCGTTCCATTTGTGGACGCCGGATGTGTATCAGGGTGCTCCTTCGCCGGTTGCGGGATTCATTGCCACTGCCTCGAAAGGTTCCATTGTGGCGCTGCTGTTGCGGTACTTCTCCATAGTGGGGAGCGAGCGGTTCGACTCTCTTTTCATGATGCTGTCGATCATCGCAGTCGCCTCAATGCTCGCGGGCAATATACTGGCGCTCTTGCAGCGGAACGTCAAGCGGCTGCTGGCATACTCATCGATTTCTCATATGGGGTACATGCTGGTGGCCTTGCTGGCGAGCGGAAACGCAGCGATTTTTGCGATCAGCTTTTATCTGATCGTATATTTTATCGCCACTTTAAGCGCGTTTGGAGTGATAAGCGTGCTTTCCGCGAAAGAGAGGGATTATGATGAGCTTTCGGAATATCGCGGGCTCGCGTATCAGCATTTTTGGCTGTCGGCGCTGATGACCGGAGCGCTCCTATCTCTGGCGGGGATTCCGATAACTGCGGGATTTATCGGGAAGTTCCTTTTGGTTTCGGCCGCTGTCGGCGCCCGGCTCTGGCTGTTGATTATCGCGCTTATCATAAGCAGTGCAATCAACGTGTTTTATTATCTTCGAGTGGTTGTTTATCTGTACTCGAGACCGGGAGAAGAATACGTGTTGTTGCCGGAAGAGACGCGCGAAGTTCTTCCTTCGTTTTCAATTTGTGCCGGTTTTGCGCTCGCAGCGCTTGCATTCCTTCTGGTGCTAGTCGGAATTTTCCCTTCGCCGCTAATCCGGTTGATTCAGATTCTGGCGATGCAGTTGGAATGA
- the lysA gene encoding diaminopimelate decarboxylase — protein sequence MNLFAYKDGILHCEDLPIPSILDRVGSPFYLYSKNTLLRHYRHLDQSLARIEHVICYAMKANSSMAICSLLAGEGAGADVVSGGELFRALRGGIPASKIVFNGNGKTAEEIRSALEHDILMFNVDSESELYLLDGIAGEMGRRAKIALRVNPDIDPRTHPYISTGLRENKFGIPIEQALEYYRKVLLLRNVDVVGIHKHIGSQIIQLSPFVESLERVVALVAQLKNEGVKLRYIDMGGGIGITYDGEQPPSLEEYAEAIHPLIAESGCTLIVEPGRVLVGNAGILVTKVLHVKVTPNKIFIVVDAAMNDLIRPSVYGAYHRILPIHEAGEERAMIVADVVGGICESADFFARGRSMPEVKPGDALAIMSAGAYGSAMSSNYNSRPLIAEVLVDGAQMKVIRRRQTFEEMIALESC from the coding sequence ATGAACCTGTTCGCGTACAAAGATGGAATTCTGCACTGCGAAGACCTGCCGATCCCCTCAATCCTCGATCGCGTTGGAAGCCCGTTTTATCTTTACAGCAAAAACACACTGTTGCGCCATTATCGGCATCTGGACCAATCTCTCGCCCGCATCGAACATGTGATTTGTTACGCGATGAAAGCCAATTCATCGATGGCGATTTGTTCCCTGTTGGCCGGCGAAGGCGCCGGCGCCGACGTGGTGTCAGGCGGCGAGCTTTTCCGTGCGCTTCGAGGTGGAATTCCGGCGTCGAAAATAGTTTTCAACGGGAACGGGAAGACGGCTGAGGAAATAAGGTCTGCCCTTGAGCATGACATTTTGATGTTCAACGTCGATTCAGAAAGTGAACTGTATTTGCTCGATGGCATCGCGGGAGAGATGGGCCGTCGGGCAAAGATCGCCCTGCGGGTCAACCCCGACATCGATCCTCGAACGCATCCGTATATTTCCACCGGGTTACGCGAGAACAAGTTCGGCATCCCGATAGAACAGGCGCTCGAATATTACCGGAAGGTTCTTTTATTGCGGAACGTGGACGTCGTTGGCATCCACAAGCACATTGGGTCTCAGATCATTCAACTGTCGCCGTTTGTCGAGAGCCTGGAGCGAGTTGTGGCGCTGGTGGCCCAATTGAAAAATGAAGGGGTCAAGCTGCGATACATTGATATGGGCGGCGGTATCGGGATCACATATGATGGAGAGCAGCCGCCTTCCTTGGAGGAATATGCGGAGGCCATCCATCCGTTGATTGCGGAGTCGGGCTGCACCTTGATAGTTGAGCCGGGCCGCGTGCTTGTGGGCAATGCCGGAATTTTGGTCACGAAGGTGTTGCATGTGAAAGTAACGCCGAACAAGATATTCATTGTTGTTGATGCCGCCATGAACGACCTGATCAGACCCAGCGTGTACGGTGCGTACCATCGCATTCTTCCGATCCACGAAGCGGGAGAGGAGCGCGCGATGATAGTAGCCGATGTGGTCGGCGGGATTTGTGAATCGGCGGATTTCTTCGCCCGCGGCAGAAGCATGCCCGAGGTCAAGCCGGGTGACGCACTGGCGATCATGAGCGCAGGCGCGTACGGGTCGGCGATGTCTTCCAATTATAATTCGCGTCCGCTCATTGCGGAAGTGCTTGTTGACGGCGCGCAGATGAAGGTGATTCGCCGCCGCCAGACATTTGAGGAGATGATCGCCCTGGAAAGCTGCTAA
- a CDS encoding D-aminoacylase gives MTFDVLIKHGNVIDGSGKAAFRADVGISGDRIADVGDLAGAQADRVIDASGMVVTPGFIDIHSHFDWPILDPDHSDLLSPLLKQGVTTMVTGNCGFSPAPLSSRFKEIAMRRAISLLLGDMPAGKNLDEVFPWHSMGQFLDHIDRQGVSFNVAELVGHAALHFAVKGEDTAPPNKEELEKMKQLVRRSLEEGAFGISTGLGYSPGIFSPQEEVIEFAKIVKEYNAMFPSHLQAYSWVSPAYEEIGGEPHNLRSVKDFIKVGELTGQPLQISHLIFVGQNTWQSTTDAVINEIEAAVKRGIDVGFDAYAYTVGISTIAVIFPAWALPDLVNNLKNPQTRERIRAEMDTAKVLLQFDYDDLVLMWGGVPSLEKYEGKNVREIAEMRNEDPFDAYCYLVVESKVLARIFLAQYSGNKRDEAVLRRVLAHPLNSFETDCMITRKGWQYPNSWGNYPRILGHYVRELKLMSLEEAVRKMTSLPAARTGLKDRGLLKKAYAADVVAFDPKTVIDHATLKNPTAESEGIKYVLLNGHVVVDNGTYKSRQLHGKVLRRS, from the coding sequence ATGACTTTCGATGTACTGATCAAGCACGGAAACGTTATCGATGGCAGTGGGAAGGCGGCATTTCGGGCGGACGTCGGGATTTCCGGCGACAGAATAGCGGACGTCGGCGATCTCGCAGGCGCTCAGGCCGATCGCGTAATCGATGCCTCCGGCATGGTGGTAACCCCGGGATTTATCGATATCCATTCCCATTTCGATTGGCCGATCCTCGACCCCGACCACAGCGACCTCCTCAGTCCGTTGCTCAAGCAGGGCGTCACCACGATGGTCACCGGCAATTGCGGTTTCTCGCCGGCGCCGCTGTCGAGCCGGTTCAAAGAGATCGCGATGAGGCGCGCCATCTCGCTACTGCTCGGAGACATGCCGGCCGGAAAAAACCTGGATGAAGTTTTCCCGTGGCACTCGATGGGGCAGTTTCTCGATCATATCGACAGGCAGGGCGTCTCCTTCAATGTAGCTGAACTTGTAGGACACGCAGCGCTTCATTTCGCGGTTAAAGGGGAGGATACGGCGCCGCCGAACAAGGAAGAACTCGAAAAAATGAAGCAACTGGTGCGCCGGAGCCTCGAGGAGGGAGCTTTCGGCATCTCGACAGGCCTTGGGTACTCGCCCGGCATCTTCAGTCCGCAGGAGGAAGTTATCGAGTTCGCAAAAATCGTGAAAGAATACAACGCGATGTTCCCGTCGCACCTGCAGGCCTACAGTTGGGTTTCGCCGGCATACGAAGAAATCGGAGGCGAGCCGCATAACCTGCGCTCGGTGAAAGATTTCATCAAGGTGGGCGAATTGACGGGCCAGCCGCTGCAGATTTCACACCTGATCTTTGTCGGGCAGAATACATGGCAATCGACGACCGATGCCGTCATCAACGAGATCGAAGCGGCCGTTAAGCGGGGAATCGACGTCGGCTTCGATGCCTACGCCTACACCGTCGGCATCTCCACCATCGCCGTCATTTTCCCGGCATGGGCGCTGCCCGATTTGGTGAATAATCTGAAGAACCCCCAGACAAGGGAGCGGATTCGCGCGGAAATGGACACGGCAAAGGTGCTGCTTCAATTCGACTACGACGACCTGGTGCTCATGTGGGGCGGTGTTCCGAGCCTGGAAAAATATGAAGGGAAAAATGTTCGCGAAATCGCCGAGATGCGAAATGAAGACCCATTCGATGCTTATTGCTATCTGGTCGTGGAAAGCAAGGTGCTGGCGCGCATTTTCCTCGCGCAGTACAGCGGAAACAAGCGTGATGAGGCCGTCCTGCGGCGTGTGCTGGCGCATCCGCTGAATTCGTTTGAGACTGATTGCATGATCACGCGCAAGGGGTGGCAATATCCGAACTCATGGGGAAATTATCCGCGCATCCTCGGACATTACGTGCGCGAATTGAAGCTGATGTCGCTCGAAGAGGCTGTTCGCAAAATGACCTCGCTGCCGGCTGCTCGGACCGGGTTGAAGGACCGCGGCCTGCTGAAGAAGGCTTATGCGGCTGACGTGGTCGCGTTCGATCCGAAGACTGTCATCGATCATGCGACCCTGAAGAATCCGACGGCAGAGTCGGAGGGAATCAAATACGTGCTGCTGAACGGGCACGTCGTGGTGGATAACGGCACATACAAATCGCGGCAACTCCATGGCAAAGTTTTGCGCAGAAGCTAA
- a CDS encoding cytochrome c: protein MVREGARMRFLWGFLAAILIVVIVVIIFGIDSIRGGAIEEPPAYQSAVINQVKLWFIPEAREVLPPPEKTREALLEGGEHFNHHCAVCHDLSGDADSLLAESFHPQVTDLTDDVVQAYSDEQLKWITDNGIRYTGMPGWAKLIDDDVQWKIVYYMRVLGDPDQKGNYEEMLKERGLWKIGLPVGEHEHEEEPGRQPSEQQPSEQQPAAPSQQEPVPERDHSHEQETDDHEH from the coding sequence ATGGTTCGGGAGGGAGCGCGTATGAGGTTCTTATGGGGATTTTTGGCGGCGATTCTGATTGTTGTCATTGTGGTGATTATTTTTGGCATCGATTCGATTCGAGGCGGCGCAATAGAGGAACCACCGGCCTACCAGTCCGCCGTTATCAATCAAGTGAAGCTCTGGTTTATACCCGAAGCCCGGGAAGTCCTGCCTCCACCCGAAAAGACCCGGGAAGCGCTTCTTGAGGGCGGCGAACATTTTAACCATCACTGTGCTGTCTGCCACGATCTGAGCGGTGATGCGGATTCCTTGTTAGCCGAGTCATTCCATCCTCAAGTGACTGACCTGACGGATGACGTGGTGCAGGCGTATTCCGACGAACAGTTGAAATGGATCACCGACAACGGCATACGCTACACCGGAATGCCGGGATGGGCGAAGCTGATAGATGATGATGTCCAGTGGAAGATCGTCTATTATATGCGGGTTCTGGGCGATCCCGATCAGAAGGGGAACTATGAAGAGATGCTGAAGGAGAGGGGCTTGTGGAAAATAGGCCTGCCGGTCGGAGAGCACGAGCATGAAGAAGAGCCCGGGCGGCAGCCTTCTGAGCAGCAGCCTTCCGAGCAACAGCCCGCGGCGCCGTCGCAACAGGAACCCGTTCCCGAGCGGGACCATTCGCACGAGCAGGAGACGGATGACCATGAGCATTGA
- a CDS encoding tetratricopeptide repeat protein — MHKIHWTLIFCLLAGAVSLVYMNSLTADFVYDDYAFICNNHAIRTLTPLSKFLFSPEAFSQPVSYHVFRPLASFSFALNYAAHGLEPAGFRAVNVLFHILNAFLLFLVLRRIGLAELPSVLGALVFAVHPVHTEAVTWISGRGNVLFLFFFLLSYLMYAGIDEAKGPGRWLLLAGAVGAYLLALLGKEMALPLPALLLGHDLYVHGRRELKRRLKLYLPFVAVAAAYLILRAEVLGRVGQVEYHGGSSYTTFLAMLRAAAVYMRLLFVPVELSLSRHFEPPQTFFDAGILFSLFLVTAVILMAYFLYRRVPLVSFGIYWFAAAMAPVSNIIPVNAIVADRFLYGPSIGFCIVAATAVQAAAGIPLRYRRLSVSAVVVLLFLLMTLAIRRNIDWRHPVLLWSKTAQLSPTSYVAWNNLALEYMKLGQAEESVEALQKALALRDDLPQTHVNLARCYSQLGRVTEAAVHYSIALDLMGDDPKIREELQALRRQHSAIPPPPRASSDLE, encoded by the coding sequence ATGCATAAAATTCACTGGACCCTTATCTTCTGCCTGCTCGCCGGAGCAGTCTCTCTGGTTTACATGAATTCTTTGACGGCTGATTTTGTCTACGACGATTATGCTTTCATCTGCAACAATCACGCGATCCGCACGCTCACACCGTTATCGAAGTTCTTGTTCTCGCCCGAGGCTTTTTCTCAGCCGGTCAGTTACCATGTCTTTCGACCGCTTGCATCCTTCAGTTTTGCCTTGAATTATGCCGCCCACGGGCTGGAGCCGGCGGGCTTCCGTGCGGTGAACGTTTTGTTTCATATTTTGAACGCCTTCCTGTTGTTCCTGGTGCTGCGGCGGATCGGTCTCGCGGAACTGCCTTCAGTTCTGGGCGCCTTGGTGTTTGCAGTGCATCCGGTGCATACGGAGGCGGTAACCTGGATTTCGGGACGCGGAAATGTGCTTTTTTTGTTTTTCTTTTTGCTCTCGTACCTGATGTATGCAGGCATCGATGAGGCGAAGGGGCCAGGAAGATGGCTGTTGCTGGCCGGCGCGGTCGGCGCATACTTGCTCGCTCTCTTGGGAAAGGAAATGGCGCTGCCGCTGCCGGCACTCTTGCTGGGCCACGATCTGTACGTGCACGGCAGGCGCGAACTGAAAAGGCGTCTGAAGTTGTATCTGCCGTTTGTCGCAGTTGCGGCGGCGTACCTGATATTGCGGGCGGAGGTGCTGGGAAGGGTTGGGCAGGTGGAGTATCATGGAGGAAGCAGCTACACGACTTTTCTCGCCATGCTGCGCGCGGCGGCGGTTTACATGAGGCTGCTCTTTGTCCCGGTGGAGTTGTCGCTTTCGCGTCATTTCGAACCGCCCCAGACCTTCTTTGACGCCGGCATCCTCTTCAGCCTCTTCCTGGTGACGGCGGTTATCCTTATGGCTTACTTCCTGTATAGGCGAGTCCCGCTGGTTTCTTTCGGGATTTACTGGTTTGCTGCGGCGATGGCGCCCGTTTCAAATATCATTCCCGTTAACGCGATTGTGGCTGACAGGTTCCTCTATGGCCCGTCTATTGGATTCTGTATTGTCGCGGCGACGGCGGTGCAGGCGGCCGCCGGAATTCCTTTGCGCTACAGGCGCCTTTCGGTTTCGGCTGTCGTCGTGCTGCTGTTCCTGCTGATGACCTTGGCGATCAGGCGGAATATTGATTGGAGACACCCCGTATTGTTATGGTCGAAAACCGCACAATTATCACCTACAAGTTACGTCGCCTGGAATAACCTGGCGCTTGAGTACATGAAGCTGGGGCAAGCCGAGGAATCGGTGGAAGCCCTTCAGAAGGCTCTGGCATTGCGGGATGATTTGCCCCAGACTCACGTGAATCTCGCACGCTGCTATTCACAACTTGGGCGGGTAACGGAGGCGGCGGTTCATTATTCGATTGCACTTGACCTCATGGGAGACGACCCGAAAATAAGGGAAGAACTGCAGGCGCTTCGGCGGCAGCATTCGGCCATTCCGCCGCCGCCGCGAGCTTCGAGCGATCTCGAATAG
- a CDS encoding NADH-quinone oxidoreductase subunit M — MILAWLLIVLLAGAALSWLVSRWSSQASRWIALAALAVDFALVVFLWARHPISPSLDPTVLAEINWRWIPQIGASFHLAADGLSLILVTLTLFLGGAAVAASWTEIRHRVGFFHFNLLLTLAGIIGVFTALDLFLFYFFWELMLVPMYFLIILWGHENRVRAGLKFFIFTQASGLLMLVSILALYFLYAEGGGVYSFDYRELLQVAVERKPHAVWLMLGFFAAFAVKLPVVPLHVWLPDAHTEAPTAGSVILSGLMLKTGAYGFLRFLVPFFPGIAAEFMTAAFVLAVVGILYGAALAFAQTDLKRYVAFSSVSHMGFILLGIAAWNELALQGVVIVILAHGLSTSALFILVGALQERIHTRDLGVMGGLWDVLPKMGGAGTFFALASLGLPGLANFVGEFLVLLGTYQVNPTLAILSALGLVFSAVYSLWLVQRAFHGSVIRQWDLPRTSIREMTVFGLFMAGLIWIGLFPQPVFRAAGPALEALRAGTAKKSQRDSHRDSAAAVPDPVAEDRLPPAKAFQ, encoded by the coding sequence ATGATTCTGGCATGGCTGTTGATAGTGTTACTCGCCGGCGCCGCGCTCTCGTGGTTGGTGAGTCGATGGAGCTCGCAGGCGAGCCGGTGGATTGCGCTCGCGGCGCTTGCAGTCGACTTTGCGCTCGTGGTTTTCCTTTGGGCTCGGCATCCCATTTCGCCTTCTCTCGATCCAACTGTGCTCGCGGAAATAAATTGGCGATGGATTCCGCAGATAGGCGCATCGTTCCATCTCGCCGCGGATGGGCTGAGCCTGATTCTCGTGACGCTCACGCTGTTTCTGGGTGGCGCGGCGGTGGCGGCCTCCTGGACCGAAATACGACATCGAGTCGGCTTCTTCCATTTCAATTTGCTTCTCACGCTCGCCGGCATTATCGGCGTGTTTACCGCGCTGGACTTATTCCTCTTTTATTTTTTCTGGGAATTGATGCTTGTCCCGATGTATTTCCTCATCATTCTGTGGGGACATGAAAATCGAGTTCGGGCCGGGCTGAAGTTTTTCATTTTCACACAGGCCAGCGGCCTCCTGATGCTGGTATCGATTCTCGCGCTGTATTTTCTTTATGCGGAAGGCGGAGGAGTCTACAGCTTCGATTACAGAGAATTGCTGCAGGTTGCAGTCGAGAGGAAGCCGCATGCCGTTTGGCTTATGCTTGGCTTTTTCGCCGCCTTCGCGGTCAAGCTTCCTGTTGTTCCGTTGCATGTGTGGTTGCCGGACGCTCATACGGAAGCGCCGACGGCGGGAAGCGTTATTCTTTCCGGACTGATGTTAAAGACGGGAGCTTACGGATTCTTGCGTTTTTTGGTCCCATTCTTTCCCGGAATCGCAGCCGAATTCATGACCGCCGCATTTGTTCTCGCCGTTGTTGGGATTCTATATGGAGCGGCGCTCGCGTTCGCACAAACCGATCTAAAGCGGTATGTCGCTTTTTCGAGTGTGAGCCACATGGGCTTTATCCTGCTCGGTATTGCTGCCTGGAACGAGCTGGCCCTGCAGGGCGTGGTTATTGTCATACTCGCTCATGGTTTGAGCACGAGCGCACTGTTTATTCTGGTTGGCGCGCTTCAGGAGCGGATACACACGCGCGATCTCGGCGTAATGGGCGGCCTGTGGGATGTCCTTCCGAAAATGGGGGGGGCAGGCACGTTTTTCGCGCTGGCATCGCTTGGTTTGCCCGGACTTGCCAACTTCGTGGGCGAATTCCTCGTACTGTTGGGAACATACCAGGTGAATCCCACTCTTGCCATTCTTTCCGCGTTGGGTCTTGTTTTCTCGGCTGTGTACTCCTTATGGCTGGTGCAGCGCGCGTTTCACGGATCGGTTATCCGGCAGTGGGATTTGCCGAGAACCAGTATTCGCGAGATGACCGTCTTTGGGCTTTTTATGGCCGGGCTCATTTGGATCGGGTTGTTTCCCCAGCCTGTATTTCGTGCGGCTGGGCCCGCACTGGAAGCGCTTCGTGCGGGTACGGCGAAAAAGAGTCAGCGGGATTCTCACAGAGATTCAGCCGCAGCAGTCCCTGATCCCGTTGCTGAAGACAGGTTGCCTCCGGCAAAGGCCTTTCAATGA
- a CDS encoding flavin reductase, with protein MKEQIHEALGLFTYGIYILTSQKGDEKHGMIVSWVSQISHDPPLVMAAIRKNRRMHPIVEEAGSFVLHVLDKDAKQIVSRFKYPSPAERFAGVECATGATGAPIIKNVPAYAECRLRQTFDTGDHTLFIGEVVSAGVSGKGAPMTGWDYGKIYQGDS; from the coding sequence ATGAAAGAACAGATTCACGAGGCGTTAGGACTATTCACCTACGGCATCTATATCCTCACGAGCCAAAAGGGAGACGAAAAACACGGCATGATCGTGTCGTGGGTGTCCCAAATTTCGCACGATCCGCCGCTCGTAATGGCCGCCATTCGCAAGAATCGTCGAATGCATCCCATTGTGGAAGAAGCCGGCTCTTTCGTTCTGCACGTGCTTGACAAGGACGCGAAACAGATTGTCAGCCGCTTCAAATATCCTTCACCGGCAGAGAGATTTGCCGGCGTCGAGTGCGCCACAGGAGCGACCGGCGCGCCGATAATAAAGAACGTACCGGCTTACGCGGAATGCCGCCTGCGGCAAACGTTTGATACCGGCGATCACACCCTATTTATCGGCGAGGTTGTCTCCGCCGGCGTGTCCGGTAAAGGCGCCCCCATGACCGGCTGGGATTATGGAAAGATTTATCAGGGCGATTCCTGA
- a CDS encoding M20 family peptidase, whose amino-acid sequence MRTSELVEQVEKTTEAMADEVVDFLIQLVKAQSFNPPGDTTPAANVVREAASQMKGDLEIHAFDDLKPNIVLRVGRRGGKSLCFNSHMDTVPVGDSSRWKFDPFGGEIAGGNVYGRGSADAKGCAAAMLMAALVLERMKLDLNGELDIAIVSDEETGGALGTQYLLEKEILKPDFAVIGEITSNRVAIAEKGLLVFTLNTHGRTAHASTPWEGVSAIRQMLKLAREIEEALESSFKNKRHPLTPPPSFNFGIIEGGIAINVVPDNCRLTLDRRCIPGESLEEAEREIGGILQRLKAQDPSFEADYTILHRANAFETPADSPLVKSAGYVCSLLDLNPEPIGYQQVSDGRFFADRGILTMLLGPGVAELAHTPDEHVPVNAIIEATKLYALLAIELLGS is encoded by the coding sequence ATGCGCACAAGTGAATTGGTTGAACAGGTTGAGAAAACGACTGAGGCAATGGCGGATGAAGTCGTTGATTTCTTGATTCAACTGGTGAAAGCGCAATCATTCAATCCGCCCGGCGATACCACACCGGCCGCAAACGTCGTCCGCGAAGCCGCGTCACAGATGAAGGGAGACCTCGAAATCCATGCCTTCGACGATCTGAAACCCAACATCGTGTTGCGGGTCGGGAGGCGCGGCGGCAAGTCGCTTTGCTTCAATTCTCACATGGACACTGTTCCGGTGGGCGACAGCAGTCGCTGGAAATTCGACCCGTTCGGCGGCGAGATCGCAGGCGGCAATGTCTATGGCCGCGGCAGTGCCGACGCCAAAGGATGCGCCGCCGCCATGCTGATGGCTGCGCTCGTTCTCGAAAGGATGAAACTTGATTTGAACGGAGAACTCGATATCGCGATAGTCAGCGATGAAGAGACCGGCGGAGCGCTCGGGACGCAGTACCTCCTGGAAAAGGAAATACTAAAGCCGGATTTTGCCGTCATTGGAGAGATAACTTCAAATCGGGTCGCGATTGCCGAGAAGGGGCTGCTGGTGTTTACCCTGAACACCCACGGGCGCACAGCGCATGCGAGCACGCCGTGGGAAGGCGTCAGCGCGATCCGTCAAATGCTCAAGCTGGCGCGCGAGATCGAGGAAGCCCTCGAGTCATCGTTCAAAAACAAGCGACATCCATTGACGCCGCCGCCATCGTTCAATTTCGGGATCATCGAGGGCGGCATCGCGATTAATGTCGTGCCTGATAATTGCAGGCTCACCCTCGACCGCCGCTGTATCCCGGGTGAATCGCTCGAGGAGGCCGAGCGGGAAATCGGCGGCATACTGCAACGACTCAAAGCACAAGACCCTTCCTTCGAAGCCGACTATACGATTCTGCATCGCGCAAATGCCTTCGAAACGCCCGCGGACAGCCCTCTCGTTAAATCCGCCGGATACGTCTGCAGTCTTCTCGACCTTAACCCTGAGCCGATCGGCTATCAACAGGTAAGTGACGGACGCTTCTTCGCCGACCGCGGAATTCTCACGATGCTGCTCGGGCCGGGAGTAGCCGAGCTCGCGCATACACCTGATGAGCATGTGCCGGTCAATGCGATTATTGAGGCAACGAAACTGTACGCGCTTCTTGCGATCGAGTTGCTCGGCTCTTGA